In one Trichlorobacter lovleyi SZ genomic region, the following are encoded:
- a CDS encoding type II restriction endonuclease: MNHGHLSQYFSAVACKPLSAVEADLCRSHQHELNGVEALIKMFGRATEKHTFQASFMYLCDHDDEPVVADGYVTWYDSRLKNTTRTEHRLYFPTTAVSMCAAEGDLLIIGKRTDNSVMIIIAEAESTIASQVSWLFGFGVDVHPGFSVRSELECEQNRIEFASRIILEHIGVQVEEVAENYLDEMLRLFGGKFPNTRDFSEYARASLIDIDPRDGADAALMAFVEREEILFRTLERHIIGDRLQVGFVDDVDGFVTYSLSVQNRRKSRAGSSLENHLEVIFNAQGIQYTRTPVTENNEKPDFIFPDIIHYRDPDFDVSKLTMLGVKSTCKDRWRQILSEADRIKSKHLLTLEPGISENQTNQMKRSNLQLVVPSALQRTYKTEQQTWLLTFDDFIRLLRIRQS, translated from the coding sequence ATGAATCACGGTCATCTTTCGCAGTATTTTTCAGCAGTCGCCTGTAAGCCTTTATCCGCAGTAGAAGCAGACTTGTGCCGAAGTCACCAGCACGAATTGAACGGAGTTGAAGCCCTGATTAAGATGTTTGGCCGTGCAACGGAAAAGCATACTTTTCAGGCTTCCTTTATGTATCTGTGCGACCATGACGATGAGCCGGTTGTGGCAGACGGCTATGTCACTTGGTATGATTCACGACTCAAAAATACGACTCGCACTGAACACAGGCTTTATTTTCCGACAACTGCAGTATCCATGTGCGCTGCCGAAGGTGATCTTCTTATTATTGGCAAGAGAACCGACAATTCCGTAATGATTATTATTGCGGAAGCCGAGTCAACTATTGCTAGTCAGGTATCGTGGTTATTCGGGTTCGGGGTTGATGTTCATCCGGGATTTTCAGTTCGGAGCGAACTGGAATGCGAACAGAACAGAATTGAATTTGCGTCCCGTATTATCCTTGAACATATTGGTGTTCAAGTCGAAGAGGTTGCGGAAAACTATCTTGACGAAATGCTTCGCCTGTTTGGTGGCAAATTCCCCAACACCAGAGACTTTTCAGAATATGCACGCGCTTCTTTGATTGATATTGACCCGCGTGATGGTGCAGACGCCGCACTTATGGCATTCGTGGAAAGGGAGGAAATTCTTTTCCGTACTCTTGAACGCCATATAATAGGCGACCGGTTACAGGTAGGCTTTGTCGATGATGTTGACGGATTCGTTACTTATTCACTCTCGGTACAGAATCGGCGTAAAAGTCGGGCCGGATCTTCCCTTGAAAATCATCTGGAAGTAATTTTTAATGCACAAGGCATCCAGTACACCAGAACGCCAGTTACTGAAAACAATGAAAAGCCTGATTTCATTTTCCCTGACATAATCCACTACCGAGATCCGGATTTTGACGTGTCAAAACTTACCATGCTTGGAGTTAAAAGCACTTGTAAAGACCGTTGGCGTCAGATTCTTTCTGAAGCCGATCGAATTAAGTCTAAACACCTGCTTACCCTTGAACCAGGTATAAGTGAGAACCAGACAAACCAGATGAAAAGAAGCAACCTTCAACTTGTTGTACCATCTGCATTGCAGAGAACTTACAAAACTGAACAGCAGACGTGGCTATTGACGTTTGACGACTTTATCCGGCTATTGAGAATACGACAATCATAG
- a CDS encoding DEAD/DEAH box helicase gives MTGFPTENTNEYTAATWTVEGNNLVYCGKDGVFIKPSAMDVWTSIYANNDKFSVNPDSALPEYEFSRFPAEPVILLSGKSPDTIKINLVGRSGSEYTYISSKDSDQLFIGNTWYPFTLSDYEECLDKLKAQNVVFGQSITVGQLIWLKTQPDLGIELIDDLQSCTPAEIQAPTTLNSAEWGLEAELYNYQKDGVYFLTLIANQGLGCILGDEMGLGKTVQVIALMLAENFQGRSPTLVVAPATILENWRRELAQFSPSLSVLVHAGSNRAGIASKLSGIDVVVTSYDIAVRDEPMLSSIRWNLLVLDEAQSIKNPDAQRSIAVKNLNRRVSLAVTGTPVENKLTDLWSLSNFALPGLLGKRADFETLFENTDSDASQLAPLVSPILLRRRVKDVAKDLPERIDIPQPISMSKKMAEMYEQVRLAIIEEYGKSASLVSLQRLRMFCTHPLLAGFALADPTEHMPKYQRLIELLEEIFSRREKCLIFTGYTGMTDILMHDLSKRFVDQYFNFIDGRVPVPDRQTIVDAFSISPTSGALILNPRAAGVGLNITAANHVIHYNPEWNPALEDQASARAYRRKQTRPVTVHQLYFVDSVEEVVVGRLKLKRGLSEHAAIGHKGDSTASAVMRALTLSPLSKIGALE, from the coding sequence ATGACTGGATTTCCAACCGAGAATACTAACGAGTACACCGCAGCAACTTGGACAGTTGAGGGAAATAATCTTGTCTATTGCGGTAAGGATGGAGTTTTCATTAAGCCATCAGCAATGGATGTATGGACCAGCATTTATGCAAATAACGACAAATTTTCAGTCAATCCTGATTCTGCCTTGCCAGAGTACGAATTTTCGAGGTTCCCAGCGGAACCGGTAATACTACTGTCAGGCAAATCACCTGACACTATAAAAATCAATTTGGTTGGTCGATCGGGGAGCGAATATACATATATAAGTAGTAAAGATTCTGATCAATTGTTCATTGGAAATACTTGGTACCCTTTTACCTTATCCGATTACGAAGAATGCCTTGACAAGCTCAAGGCACAGAATGTCGTATTCGGTCAGTCTATAACAGTTGGACAACTCATATGGCTCAAAACACAGCCTGATCTAGGTATTGAGCTGATTGATGACCTTCAAAGCTGTACTCCGGCTGAAATTCAAGCACCAACTACGCTGAACTCAGCGGAATGGGGATTGGAAGCGGAGCTCTATAATTATCAGAAAGATGGAGTATATTTCCTTACCCTGATTGCAAATCAGGGACTTGGTTGCATTCTTGGTGATGAAATGGGGCTCGGTAAAACGGTACAAGTCATAGCACTAATGCTGGCTGAGAATTTTCAGGGACGATCTCCCACATTAGTTGTTGCACCAGCTACAATACTTGAAAATTGGCGCAGGGAATTGGCTCAATTTTCTCCATCACTGTCCGTTCTTGTGCATGCTGGTTCGAATCGGGCAGGAATTGCGTCCAAACTTTCAGGCATTGACGTAGTTGTAACGTCTTATGATATTGCTGTCAGAGATGAACCGATGTTATCTTCAATTCGTTGGAATCTCTTAGTGTTAGATGAAGCACAAAGTATAAAAAATCCCGACGCCCAGAGGTCCATCGCGGTTAAAAATCTGAACAGGAGAGTCTCTTTGGCAGTTACCGGGACACCAGTTGAAAATAAACTGACTGATCTTTGGTCGCTTTCTAATTTTGCTCTTCCTGGACTCCTTGGAAAACGTGCGGATTTTGAAACTCTCTTTGAAAACACTGATTCAGATGCCTCGCAATTAGCCCCGCTTGTATCTCCTATTCTGCTCCGGCGACGGGTCAAGGATGTCGCAAAAGACCTTCCTGAAAGGATAGACATACCTCAGCCCATTTCAATGTCAAAGAAAATGGCGGAAATGTACGAACAGGTTCGGCTAGCTATCATCGAAGAATATGGTAAATCTGCATCACTTGTTAGTTTACAGCGATTGAGGATGTTTTGTACGCACCCCCTTCTTGCCGGTTTTGCCTTAGCAGATCCAACCGAGCACATGCCTAAGTATCAGCGTCTTATCGAATTACTTGAAGAGATTTTTTCCAGAAGAGAGAAATGCCTTATTTTCACAGGCTATACTGGCATGACCGATATTTTGATGCATGACTTGTCTAAGCGTTTTGTTGATCAGTATTTCAATTTCATCGACGGCAGGGTGCCTGTTCCTGACCGTCAAACAATAGTAGATGCATTTTCTATCTCACCAACTTCCGGTGCTCTCATTCTAAACCCTAGAGCAGCTGGAGTCGGTCTCAATATAACAGCAGCAAACCATGTAATTCATTATAATCCTGAGTGGAATCCAGCACTGGAAGATCAGGCTTCCGCAAGAGCATATCGTAGAAAACAGACCCGTCCTGTAACTGTACATCAGCTATACTTTGTAGACAGTGTTGAAGAAGTTGTTGTTGGCCGCTTAAAACTCAAGCGCGGTTTATCCGAGCATGCAGCAATAGGTCACAAAGGCGATTCGACAGCTAGTGCTGTAATGAGAGCTTTGACCTTATCACCACTTTCAAAGATTGGGGCTCTTGAATGA
- a CDS encoding very short patch repair endonuclease, translating into MTDIVDKETRSRMMSGIRGKNTKPEFHIRSLLHRNGFRFRLHTKDLPGKPDIVFPRYRAVIFINGCFWHGHDCHLFKLPGTRTDFWKTKIARNKENDSRAMGLLAESDWRVATVWECALRGKFRMNDTVITERLAGWIRSAEIKLELRGIQPEV; encoded by the coding sequence ATGACTGATATTGTTGACAAGGAAACCCGGAGCCGGATGATGTCAGGTATCCGGGGGAAAAACACAAAACCCGAATTCCACATAAGAAGCCTTCTCCACCGAAACGGTTTCCGATTCCGTCTCCACACCAAAGACCTCCCCGGAAAACCCGATATCGTATTTCCCCGCTATCGCGCAGTAATCTTCATAAACGGATGTTTCTGGCACGGACATGACTGCCACTTGTTTAAGCTCCCGGGCACCCGAACGGATTTCTGGAAAACCAAAATAGCCCGTAATAAGGAGAACGATAGCCGTGCTATGGGCTTGCTTGCTGAATCCGATTGGCGGGTTGCTACCGTCTGGGAATGCGCCCTTCGCGGCAAATTTCGCATGAACGACACCGTTATCACTGAGCGACTTGCTGGATGGATTCGGTCAGCAGAAATCAAGCTGGAACTTCGCGGAATCCAACCAGAAGTATAA
- a CDS encoding ATP-binding protein codes for MANFKTSARALEMLGRQQIAGIPTATSELFKNAYDAYADEVEVDYFRHKNCLLIRDNGYGMTRAEFESKWLTIGTDSKYGKKPQINPFSKPERPIMGEKGIGRLAISAIGPQVLILTRALRENETQTLVVSFINWDIFGLPGLVLEDIHIPVYEFEDNSFPDSDFVQKLVGEVVESLVNAEDKIDEIDYQRVLEQLKSFKINPKEWDSFFDGLLLSNNSIGTHFYITPVDESLASSLDKDYNSGDISTMQKMLLGFTNTMNAEAPHVINTAFRDYKNQDLSKSNNLIDQAIFFTPDDCAQADHHFSGRFDEYGQFAGQVTVYNEETYQHEILWHGANGRKTLCGPFNLTVHYLQGTEKDTLLSRDDWSPLHSKTNILGGLYIYRDGIRILPYGDSDYDWLDIEKRRTKSAKYYFFSHRLMMGYIDIKHLDNSGLTEKAGREGFIENKAYRQLRDILINFFLQLANDFFRADGGPKSELWTAKKVEFDRAFKAKQKRDSQASGKKQKFQKALNDFNNNKINIPSELETVHAKAEEELRALSIINDHDELARKMLDLELHLLKTVTSIEDSYRISNPKGFVLSKDLRQEWEAYQDEWSRFNVDYFQCTKKTISNLIDTYKNEYKVELNKRVRLQQAIDDIAANVEKSVGVESKLTNDVIKVVNRQVIDLTREVMVTLSDSLKNIKVEFAKLDISKLGDDELFNKRLEIEEKITAEARQHKQILESVQSQLSAIHWSKDEDGHIITQADINDALENELEELRGQINVDIELSQLGLAVGVIHHEFTSTAQAIRENIKDLKMLSDVNEKYESLYKNLRANFEHLDNYLSLFTPLDRRMYRKQENIPYKDISAFILDIFKERFRRHNIELKATRGFNLRSIFACRSKIYPVFVNIVDNAVYWLKQTDDNIDKVIRLHADDGGFYISNNGPPIQESIKERVFELGYSKKETPNGRGRGMGLHITRDVLKSIGYEVFVADPRDNATVTFCVQKFEGGDSDE; via the coding sequence ATGGCTAATTTTAAAACATCGGCTCGTGCCTTGGAGATGCTCGGCCGCCAACAAATCGCCGGAATTCCTACAGCAACAAGTGAATTGTTCAAAAATGCTTACGATGCGTATGCCGACGAAGTAGAAGTTGATTACTTTCGGCATAAAAACTGTCTTCTTATCCGTGATAATGGATATGGAATGACCCGTGCTGAATTTGAGTCGAAGTGGCTTACAATTGGAACAGACAGCAAGTATGGAAAGAAACCACAAATAAATCCTTTCAGCAAGCCTGAACGTCCTATCATGGGGGAAAAAGGTATTGGCCGCTTGGCCATTTCTGCTATTGGTCCACAGGTGTTGATATTAACACGAGCTCTCAGAGAAAATGAGACACAGACTCTTGTCGTATCATTTATAAACTGGGACATATTCGGTCTACCAGGTTTAGTTCTCGAAGATATTCATATTCCCGTCTATGAGTTTGAAGACAACAGCTTCCCGGATTCGGATTTTGTTCAAAAGCTAGTCGGCGAGGTGGTTGAAAGCCTCGTAAACGCTGAAGACAAAATTGATGAAATTGATTACCAAAGAGTTCTTGAGCAACTGAAATCATTCAAAATTAATCCTAAAGAATGGGATAGTTTCTTTGATGGTCTTCTGTTAAGCAATAATTCAATTGGCACCCATTTTTACATCACCCCTGTGGACGAGAGTCTCGCGAGCTCTCTTGATAAGGATTATAATTCCGGCGACATCTCTACTATGCAGAAAATGCTTCTTGGCTTCACAAACACAATGAATGCGGAAGCACCACATGTGATTAATACCGCCTTTAGAGACTATAAAAATCAAGATCTCTCGAAATCCAATAATCTTATTGATCAAGCAATATTCTTTACTCCTGATGACTGTGCTCAAGCGGACCATCATTTCAGTGGCAGATTCGACGAATATGGTCAGTTTGCCGGGCAGGTGACAGTCTACAACGAGGAGACATATCAACATGAAATTCTCTGGCATGGTGCGAACGGGAGAAAAACACTCTGTGGTCCATTTAACTTAACCGTACATTATCTTCAGGGAACAGAAAAAGACACTCTACTAAGTCGAGATGACTGGAGCCCTCTTCATTCAAAGACGAACATCCTTGGGGGTTTATACATCTATAGAGACGGCATACGCATATTGCCATATGGTGATAGTGACTACGATTGGCTTGATATAGAAAAAAGAAGAACAAAAAGCGCAAAGTATTATTTTTTCTCTCATCGGCTAATGATGGGATACATAGATATCAAACATTTAGATAATTCAGGACTTACTGAAAAAGCGGGGCGTGAAGGCTTTATCGAAAACAAAGCTTACCGTCAGCTCAGAGATATTCTAATCAATTTTTTTCTACAGCTCGCTAATGACTTTTTCCGCGCAGATGGCGGTCCGAAATCTGAATTGTGGACAGCAAAAAAGGTGGAGTTTGATCGAGCATTCAAAGCCAAGCAGAAAAGGGACAGTCAAGCATCTGGGAAAAAACAAAAATTCCAAAAAGCTCTTAATGACTTTAACAATAATAAGATAAATATTCCAAGCGAGTTAGAAACAGTACATGCTAAAGCTGAGGAAGAACTGCGGGCGTTAAGCATAATAAATGATCACGATGAATTAGCCAGAAAGATGCTTGATCTTGAACTACATCTTTTAAAAACCGTCACCAGTATTGAAGATAGCTATCGAATATCTAATCCAAAGGGTTTTGTTCTAAGCAAAGACCTCCGACAGGAGTGGGAGGCTTATCAGGATGAGTGGAGCAGGTTTAATGTAGATTATTTTCAATGCACTAAAAAAACAATTTCTAACCTGATCGACACTTATAAAAATGAATATAAGGTTGAACTAAACAAACGAGTACGACTTCAGCAGGCTATCGATGATATCGCAGCCAATGTAGAAAAATCAGTAGGTGTTGAATCCAAACTGACCAACGATGTTATTAAAGTTGTTAACCGACAGGTTATTGATTTGACTAGAGAAGTAATGGTGACACTGTCTGACTCACTGAAGAATATAAAAGTTGAATTTGCAAAACTCGACATATCCAAGCTCGGAGATGACGAGCTATTCAATAAACGACTTGAGATTGAAGAAAAGATCACCGCTGAAGCGCGACAACATAAGCAAATTCTTGAAAGTGTCCAGTCACAACTAAGCGCCATTCATTGGAGCAAAGACGAAGACGGGCATATAATTACCCAAGCAGATATTAATGATGCCCTAGAGAACGAGCTGGAAGAACTTCGAGGCCAAATTAATGTTGATATCGAGCTGAGTCAGCTAGGCCTTGCGGTTGGTGTAATTCACCATGAGTTTACCAGCACCGCACAGGCAATTAGAGAAAACATAAAAGACCTAAAGATGTTAAGTGATGTAAACGAAAAATACGAATCATTATATAAAAATTTACGCGCTAATTTTGAACACCTCGATAACTACTTGTCTCTATTCACACCTCTTGACAGAAGGATGTACAGGAAACAGGAAAATATACCCTACAAAGATATATCTGCTTTTATTCTTGATATTTTTAAGGAACGCTTCCGAAGGCACAATATCGAACTTAAAGCCACTAGAGGATTTAACTTACGTAGTATTTTTGCGTGTCGTTCAAAAATATATCCCGTATTCGTCAACATTGTAGATAACGCAGTTTATTGGCTGAAGCAAACAGATGATAATATTGATAAAGTTATAAGATTACATGCAGATGATGGGGGATTTTACATTTCCAACAATGGACCGCCTATACAAGAATCTATTAAGGAGCGCGTGTTTGAGTTAGGGTATTCGAAAAAAGAGACACCAAATGGACGCGGCAGAGGAATGGGGCTACACATCACAAGAGATGTCCTTAAAAGTATTGGATATGAGGTCTTCGTAGCTGATCCTCGCGACAATGCAACAGTTACATTCTGTGTACAAAAATTTGAAGGTGGGGATTCTGATGAGTAG
- a CDS encoding response regulator receiver domain, translated as MSREFMAMSEVIAQDFIQSILFVDDKAYCPEQDDHPFDVNPIIRESASKGLMATAFAPEHQDDLSMVVSIGRKADVVVLDWRIDIKNISPSTGVDLNEEEDDVADFRGNFAIQIIKSLTAENDVPVDQLKLIFIYTGETNLNEIMTQLSESFVCFKPLDAFTLSFGGVRISIWAKESAAPRFMHMPEMKPRLKSYSGLLDEVPIEYAKVSAGLLSNTCLNALTQLRNNTYKLLADFSPSLDPAFVAHRAMLPWPEDAGELLKETICGQLNAILTNADISQQVSSNIVCDWLSSQEFIDTEIKATDKHKINIDSNKRVLWQNKGYIALLNSEVDNSGKAILSEDDIKNFERRRLKKYSCESFRPHNFTNADCDEEFSILTHHKRNFLSTSQRPSLSLGVVVKKNENYLLCIQQKCDSVRIAAGTHRKFLFLPMEKDGQNFDVLVKNELQGYVPLSTCYKECHALEIIEFSPFEDTGIVQAQKEDDYYYFIGGPNDEIKFKWILDLKESHAQRIANNFAANLARVGLDESEWLRRN; from the coding sequence ATGAGTAGAGAATTCATGGCCATGTCAGAAGTCATCGCACAAGATTTTATTCAGTCCATTCTTTTTGTAGATGATAAGGCCTACTGCCCAGAGCAAGATGATCATCCCTTCGATGTTAATCCAATAATTAGAGAATCTGCGTCCAAAGGCCTCATGGCCACTGCATTTGCACCTGAACATCAGGATGATTTGTCAATGGTTGTCAGTATTGGAAGAAAGGCAGACGTTGTTGTTCTCGATTGGAGAATTGATATCAAAAACATTTCCCCATCTACTGGAGTAGATTTAAATGAAGAGGAAGATGATGTAGCAGATTTCAGAGGCAATTTTGCAATACAAATAATCAAGAGCCTCACCGCTGAGAATGATGTCCCAGTAGATCAGCTCAAATTGATTTTTATTTACACCGGCGAAACCAATCTTAATGAAATCATGACTCAACTAAGCGAATCTTTTGTATGCTTCAAACCGCTAGATGCTTTTACACTTTCCTTTGGGGGCGTCAGGATATCAATTTGGGCAAAAGAAAGTGCAGCTCCAAGATTCATGCACATGCCTGAAATGAAACCGCGCCTTAAATCCTACTCGGGATTGCTCGACGAGGTACCAATCGAATATGCAAAAGTATCCGCAGGGCTACTGAGCAATACGTGCTTGAATGCATTAACACAGCTTAGAAACAACACCTACAAATTATTAGCCGATTTTTCTCCTTCTCTGGACCCAGCTTTCGTTGCACATCGAGCCATGCTACCTTGGCCAGAGGATGCAGGAGAACTTCTGAAGGAAACCATTTGTGGACAACTAAACGCAATTCTTACTAATGCAGATATTTCACAGCAAGTTTCCAGTAATATAGTTTGCGATTGGTTATCATCCCAAGAGTTTATAGATACTGAAATAAAGGCTACAGACAAACATAAAATAAATATTGACAGCAATAAGAGGGTGTTATGGCAAAACAAAGGATATATTGCACTTTTAAATAGTGAGGTAGACAACTCAGGTAAAGCTATCTTAAGTGAAGATGATATTAAAAACTTTGAGCGCCGCCGTTTGAAGAAATATTCCTGCGAATCATTTAGACCTCATAACTTCACCAATGCTGATTGCGATGAAGAGTTTTCAATATTGACTCATCATAAAAGAAATTTTTTATCTACGTCGCAACGCCCATCTCTCTCCCTCGGTGTTGTGGTCAAGAAAAATGAAAATTATCTACTATGCATTCAACAGAAATGTGACAGTGTTCGAATTGCGGCAGGAACGCATAGAAAATTTCTATTTCTCCCCATGGAGAAAGATGGCCAGAATTTTGATGTGTTAGTAAAGAATGAATTGCAAGGCTATGTCCCTCTATCTACTTGCTATAAAGAATGTCACGCTCTGGAAATCATAGAATTTTCTCCCTTTGAGGACACAGGGATTGTGCAGGCTCAAAAAGAAGATGATTATTACTATTTTATCGGTGGGCCAAATGATGAAATAAAATTTAAATGGATTCTCGATCTAAAAGAGTCGCACGCCCAAAGGATTGCTAATAATTTTGCGGCAAATCTTGCTCGTGTAGGTCTGGACGAATCTGAATGGCTTCGTCGCAATTGA
- the dcm gene encoding DNA (cytosine-5-)-methyltransferase, with protein sequence MSYSEALVRLKEARGRFTQKSLAEQLDVSIKTIGRWEREEIKCPSHIAPALKELLRSKNQTADNADMFTFIDLFAGIGGIRLGFQSAGGRCVFTSEWNDWSQKTYVENFGNEHAIVGDIVPYPAEDIPDHDVLLAGFPCQPFSIAGVSKKNALGRPHGFECTTQGTLFFDVARIIATKRPKAFLLENVKNLLSHDKGNTFKVIIQTLKEELGYDVHFRIIDGKSWVPQHRERIIIVGFREKTGFSFDSLQLPKEGPKLFSILHPEDGTEQEETPFTVGDKAKVHEKYILTNNLWSYLQAYAAKHKAAGNGFGFGLVGKNDTARTLSARYYKDGSEILIDRGKGKNPRRLTPRECARLMGFPDSHKIIVSDTQAYRQFGNSVIVPVMREVARIMAPHVIDLKQQEEMGVSQQWLLA encoded by the coding sequence ATGAGTTATTCAGAAGCTCTGGTTCGACTAAAAGAGGCCCGTGGACGTTTTACCCAGAAATCTCTTGCAGAGCAGCTTGATGTATCTATCAAGACTATTGGGCGATGGGAACGGGAAGAGATAAAATGTCCCTCACATATTGCCCCTGCCTTGAAAGAGCTGCTCCGAAGCAAGAATCAGACTGCCGACAATGCCGACATGTTCACTTTTATCGACCTATTTGCCGGAATTGGCGGAATCAGGCTCGGTTTTCAGTCGGCGGGCGGGAGATGCGTTTTTACAAGCGAATGGAATGACTGGTCACAGAAAACGTATGTAGAAAACTTTGGGAATGAACATGCTATCGTCGGAGACATCGTACCATATCCCGCCGAAGACATTCCAGACCACGATGTTCTGCTTGCCGGATTTCCATGTCAGCCTTTTTCAATAGCCGGTGTCAGCAAGAAAAATGCTTTGGGAAGACCCCATGGTTTTGAGTGTACCACACAGGGCACTCTCTTCTTTGATGTTGCCCGTATCATTGCCACCAAACGCCCAAAGGCGTTTCTGCTTGAAAATGTAAAAAACCTGCTTTCACACGACAAAGGTAACACCTTCAAGGTCATTATCCAGACCCTTAAAGAAGAACTTGGTTACGACGTTCATTTCAGGATCATAGATGGCAAGAGCTGGGTGCCACAACATCGGGAACGAATCATAATTGTCGGGTTCAGGGAAAAAACCGGCTTCTCTTTTGACAGTCTGCAGTTGCCGAAAGAAGGTCCGAAGTTATTCAGTATCCTTCACCCGGAAGACGGGACTGAACAGGAAGAAACTCCTTTCACGGTAGGTGACAAGGCAAAGGTTCACGAAAAATACATTCTGACAAACAATCTATGGTCATATCTTCAAGCATATGCCGCCAAACATAAAGCTGCCGGAAATGGATTCGGATTCGGTCTTGTCGGAAAGAACGATACCGCCCGAACTCTTTCAGCTCGTTACTACAAGGATGGTTCGGAAATCCTTATAGATCGTGGCAAAGGCAAGAATCCTCGAAGACTAACTCCAAGGGAATGCGCACGGTTAATGGGGTTCCCGGACAGTCACAAGATTATTGTGTCAGATACGCAGGCTTACCGCCAGTTTGGAAATTCCGTGATAGTTCCGGTAATGCGAGAAGTTGCACGGATTATGGCGCCACATGTCATTGACCTTAAGCAGCAGGAAGAAATGGGTGTTTCGCAACAGTGGCTACTTGCCTGA
- a CDS encoding DNA cytosine methyltransferase: protein MINHDKKNISVFDFFCGCGGTSRGFQKAGMDIAFALDVDKDAKNTFTKNFPSTDFCDKSIKKLTVLDFQHTLDKYKDSYKLFCGCAPCQPFTKQNTESPKQDERKDLLTYFGTIVKECEPDFVFVENVPGLQKVPNHKHGPFPAFEELLHKLNYQIAYGVVAAQDYGAPQLRRRFVLLASRHGEISIPEPTHGKDSDTPYKTVYDAIADLPAITAGESYAGNNVLNHRAAMLSEINLERIKASTHDGGGRNNWPRALWPECYTRTNEDGTTHSGHTDCYGRLWWKKPATGLTTRCISYSNGRFGHPVQDRAISVREAARLQGFDDTFEFTGNLNSMARQIGNAVPVDLAFAMGKQFIKHIEAIHG, encoded by the coding sequence ATGATAAATCATGATAAAAAAAACATATCTGTTTTCGACTTCTTCTGCGGTTGTGGAGGAACAAGTAGAGGCTTTCAGAAAGCTGGAATGGATATTGCGTTTGCACTTGACGTTGATAAGGATGCAAAGAACACCTTTACCAAAAATTTTCCGTCTACAGATTTTTGCGATAAAAGCATTAAAAAACTTACCGTTCTCGATTTTCAGCATACGCTTGACAAGTATAAGGACAGTTACAAACTTTTCTGCGGCTGTGCTCCCTGCCAGCCTTTCACCAAGCAAAATACGGAAAGTCCTAAACAGGACGAGCGTAAAGATCTATTAACATATTTTGGCACCATCGTAAAAGAGTGCGAGCCGGATTTTGTATTTGTGGAAAATGTCCCCGGACTGCAAAAAGTTCCCAACCACAAGCATGGTCCATTCCCTGCGTTCGAAGAACTTCTGCATAAACTGAATTACCAAATTGCCTATGGAGTAGTTGCTGCACAAGATTACGGAGCGCCTCAGCTACGTCGGCGTTTTGTTCTATTGGCGAGCAGGCACGGAGAAATATCCATTCCAGAACCTACTCATGGGAAAGACTCTGATACCCCATACAAAACCGTATACGATGCAATAGCTGATCTTCCTGCTATTACTGCCGGCGAGAGTTATGCTGGAAATAATGTACTGAATCATCGCGCCGCCATGTTGTCGGAAATCAACTTAGAAAGAATCAAAGCATCCACTCATGATGGTGGGGGTCGTAATAACTGGCCGAGGGCACTCTGGCCAGAGTGTTACACTCGCACAAATGAAGACGGTACAACCCATTCTGGACATACTGATTGTTATGGACGCTTATGGTGGAAAAAACCGGCGACAGGCCTAACAACACGGTGTATCAGTTATTCGAACGGAAGGTTCGGTCACCCTGTACAGGACAGAGCAATAAGCGTCAGAGAAGCGGCGCGACTTCAGGGATTTGATGATACCTTTGAGTTCACTGGAAATCTGAATTCTATGGCAAGACAAATAGGAAATGCTGTACCTGTTGACCTTGCCTTTGCGATGGGCAAACAATTCATAAAACACATTGAGGCAATTCATGGCTAA